In the Deltaproteobacteria bacterium genome, GTTCGTTACGGGTGGTTTCGAAATCAGCGTGTGATCAGCCGCTTCGGCTTCGAGCGGGGAGATGCGTTTCACCTTCCGGTTCGTTTGCACGGCCCTTGGTCGGAGTCTTTCAGTGCTCGTTCCATATCCTTAACAGCCCGTTGAAAAAGCCGGGTTGTTACAGACCGTTGAAAAACGATGAGATGCAAGGCGCGCAAATCCCGAGGAATGAGACGTACATAGAGTACGTCGCAGTGACGAGGGATGAAGCGCAACGCCGCAGATCGCGTTTTTCAACAGCCTGTTAAGCAAGTACGGAGGTGCGTCGAATAGATGTCCTTACATATCAATGCCAAAAACGGGATTGCCGGTAATATGTCGGTGGCGGCCCTGATCGATCTTGGAGCCGATCAAGAAACTGTAGTGAGAACCGCGGAAAATGCCGCGTCCACACTCATCAGCACAAAAGCGGTCCTGCGCAAGGTTTCCAGAAACGGAATTGCGGCCTTGCATCTCGATACCGTATGCGAGGACATGTCCTTTCCCATAGAGGATATCAAGCGTGCGATCGGTTCGGCGGATATCGAGGGTACGCAACGCGCCCTGAATATCTTGGAAACACTCATCAAGGCCGAGCAGGAATACCACATGACCCACCATGTGCATTTCCATGAGATCGGATGCGCCGATCTGGTCTTCGATATCGTGGGAACCATCAAAGCGCTCGAGCTTCTGGGAGAAACCGATATCACGTGCACGCCGGTCTCCGTAGGCGGTGGAACCGTGACGTTCTCCCACGGTACGCTGGACGTGCCCGCTCCGGCGACCAAAAAGATATTGGAGACCTACAGGATCCCGTTTGCCAAAGGTCCCATCGACCGGGAGCTCGCCACGCCCACCGGAGTCGCCATTCTCGCCAATATTGTGGGAAGATACACGGAACACGCTTCCGCCCTTCAAACGGGATACGGAGCAGGATCGAACTTCAACGGTATACCCAACGTCCTGGAAATCAGCCGCGTGGCTTCCTGAATGCCCGGCTCGTGGTCCGCGGCCTTCAGCCGTTCTTCAGAGGCGGAGGCCAAAGAACGTCCACGCGGAACCTCTCCGGCCAAAGGCGCCGCCGACCCCATGCGGATGTGCGCCGGTTTTTCTCAAGCACGCGCAATCACCGTAACTACCACCCCCGATGATTTAAGACGTACAGTAAGTTGGGTTGAGCACTGCGAAACCCAACCACATGGGGCATCCGTTGGGTTACGCTCGCAAACCCAACCTTGTATCTGGTGGCATGGAACCCACCCCCTCTCCGAACCTATCCGCCATTCACTCACACATTACGCGGAAGTGCTCCCTTTACCGAGAAGACGCATGAAAGGAGAAAAGGGCTCAAGCCAAGTATATCCGTGAAGGGCATTGCGTTGCTGAAGTGGATGTCGACCCGATCCGCTCGATCGAACAGCCTTACCTGGTTTCTCTTAGAACGTGGGTAATTCTGGGGTCAGGCAGAAACGGACCTCTGAGAACAGCCATTCCCGTTTCCTCACCCGCCGAGGTGAAGCGACAAGTGGGGCTTCCATTCCGGTGGTAAAAGACGACGGTATCACCTTCCAAACCCCACCGGGATTCGTTGGGGTGGCTGTATCCTTCGATCCGTCCGTCGGGCAACAGCCTGATTCGGTCTGCGATTATACTCCCGTCGCCCCGACCAAACTGCCACACCAATAGGGTGACATCGATTTGAACCTTTTGAGTCTTTCCCTTTTCCCTTAGAACGTGGGTAATTCCGGGGTCAGGCAGGAAAGAGCCTCTGAGAACAATCCCCCCTGCTTCCTGACCCGCCGAAGTGAAGCGACAAGTGGGGCTTCCACTTTGGTGGTAAAAAACCACGGTATCACCTTCATAACCCCACCGGGATTCGTTGGGGTGGCTGTATCCTTCGATCCGTCCGTCGGGCAGCAGCCTGATCCGGTCCGCGATTATACTCCCGTCGCCTCGACCAAATTGCCAGTCCGTGAGGGTGACGTCCGTTTGAGCCTTTCTATGGATTTTAACATGAACAGGCGGGGACTCGTTGAGGGTGGTGTCCGTGGGTCGGATCTTTGCGCCGAACAAGTCCTTTAGGAGGCTACGGCTCATGCCGGTGATCAGGTCCACGTCGTCTCCGGTCACATTGCTTCCGAGTTTCGCTTCCCCGGTAACCACGTTGAGCATTCGGGAGTTTATGGTATAGGCCCCCCCTATTTTCACCACGGAGCCCACCACGATGAAGTCCGCTCCCAGCAGTTTTCCTAATTGGACAACGCTTTCGTCGTCCAAGAGACCGGATTGCCGGAGTTCATGCTCTTTTATAGCCTTGCCAATCTGGGCGCGCTCAATAACTCTGAATTTCTCGGTGCCGATCAGTTCGGTACGCATGATCTCAGCCACCGCCTTGCCAAGGTGCTCCTCGGAACCAATGCTTTCGAAGTCCAGCACAGCCACGGTGGGTCTAATGTCCGGCAGTCCTGTGTTCGGGTTCCACGCAGACAAAATCGCGGCTGTGACTAAGACTACCTTGAGAAACCTCCGGCACATGGTACGACTCCAGTATAGGAAATGATCCCCCGGCCGATGGAGAAAAGGAAGGGGAAACCGTACCCTCCGAATTCACCACGAACCTACATCGTCGAGCGCATCAAGCAGAGACCCCAAGGCCTAAATTGCGCAAAAAGATTTTACCGCTCTAGTAGGACCTTGGCAAATGATCATGATCTCGTTTGTCCTGACTTGTGAAAGCCTCCTCGCTCTGTTATCGCGCCCGGAATCGGAGGGAGTTCCGGAAAAAGGACAGGTGTCGAACCTGTTTCAAGATGTTTGATGATTACTTGCGGACTCTTGTAATGGTGCCGTCACTCAGCATCTGATTAAACTGAGACAATAAAGCCTTCTCTTCCTTATCCAGAGTATTGTCATTTTGGGATAGAATCATAATATCTTCATACTCTTTGGGTGTTATTTCAAGATCCGTGATGGCATGCTTAATGATCTCTTTCAGATTTCCGGCGCTCTTACTTGGTGTCTTCATCGATTTTCCCCTTGTCTTTGTATAGCTTACCGTTAACTGTCCAAATGCTTTATTATGAACACCTTTAATAGGTGAGCATTTTGAAAAAATGGTGAAGCCATCGCTCTCAATCTATCGGCGGAACTTGATAGAAAGCCGTTTATTCATGCAGATTCAGTGAAATCACGAGCTGTGCATCATCGGCGCCATCTCGTCAAAAACAGGAGGCCCTGTAGTCACAGTAATCTGCGGCTTTTCTAGTAGCGAAAGTTAAATGGAGTGTCAAGTTCAATAGGCGAAAGACAACCACTCAACGGTCCCATGCCCAGTCCCCGCGAAGACAGCGCCGATCAGCACGGTTGACCCGAACGATTCAGCGACTGAAAAACGGTACGAGGAAACACGGCGCCAGGAGTGGTCCTGCTCTAAAATCGTGGAAAAAGAAGGAGCCGGGAGTTAATGCAAGATTTGATCCCTAAGAAAGCTGATAATCACTTAGATCCGGTTTCGAAAATTCGAAACATCGACCATACCGTGGGCCGAGCCGTATTTTTTGAAGCACAACAGGCCGTAATTGCATCAAGGAGGCATGGCTTGTGAAACGCCTTGAGAGAATCCGACAGGAGAGGTATTATCGAAAAACACGGAAAATGGTTCCAATCAGGTTTGGAGGTCGTATTTTAAGGGCTTTTAGCGGTTTCACGCACCTTTCTATCATTTCAGCCAAAGCAAGGACTTCGAGAACGGGCGGAATAGGTATCCGGAGGCCGTGGATGAGAGAACCGCCGCATAATCTGCGATAACCATTTATCGTAAGGAGTTCGTCCATGTCCGACATCATCGTACATGAAGAGAAATGCAGTGGATGCAACACCTGTGAGCTTTGGTGTTCCTATGCATTTCAGGGATCGTTCAACCCTCTCCTGGCTCACATTCACAATGATTTCGTCCCAGGACAAGGGTTCAAGATCACTTTCACGGAGGACTGCAATAGCTGCAGGATCTGCGTGGAGCACTGTGTGTACGGAGCGTTGTCCCTCGAATAGGAGGAAGAGATGAAGGACTTCTTCGGATATGCCGGTACGATACTGGAAGTGAACCTAAGCGACGGTAAAATACAACAAACGCCTCTGGAGGACGCGCTTGCCGGGAAGTTTATCGGCGGGATCGGAATGAGCACCAAACTGCTCTACGATCGCATAAAACCCGGCGCGGATCCGCTTTCAGAGGACAATGTCCTGGTCATGGGGTCGAGCCCCCTCAACGGCACGTTCGCTCCGACGGCCGCGCGAGCCGAAATAACTGCCAAGTCCCCGCTCAGCGGGCTCATCGGCTGGGCGAATACGGGGAATTCGGTGGCCAACATGCTTAAATACGCCGGCTACGATCAGTTGGTGGTGACCGGCGCCGCGGACACCCCGGTGTACCTGAAGATCGACGACGACTCCGTCGAGATATGCGACGCCACCCGTCTCTGGGGAAAGGACGCTTGGGAGACAACGGATGTCCTTTGGAAAGAGCTCGGCAAAGACTACCGGGTAACGTGCATCGGCCCGGCCGGGGAGAACCTGGTGCGATTCGCATGTCCTGTGAGCCAGAAACATTCCGCCGCTGCCAGGACGGGCATGGGAGCCGTAATGGGCTCGAAGAAGCTCAAGGCCTTGGCCGTGCGCGGGACCAAAGGAATCATCGTTTCCGATAAGAAGAGATTCATCGCCCTGGTTGACGAGGCCGTGAACCGGTTCAAGGCGCGGGAAAAGTTGGTGGGGGCGTGGAGAACGTACGGTTTCCTGGCAGGATTTTTACAAGCGGTCAATCCAGAGGAGTTTCTCCGCCTGAAAGGCGGGTATTATGCCTGCCAATCCTGTCCCGTGGCCTGCAACGCATGGGTCAATATACCGGACGGGAAGTACGCGGGTCTGAGCTATCTGGCCTCCGCGCCCGGGACGAAGATCATGGTGGATCTGATGCTGGGCCGAATCATTGGGCCCTATGATGAGATATTCAAGTCGTTGGAGCTGGTCAATAGATACGGGTTGGATTTTTTCTCGGCGATCAGCGGCGTGAGCCTCGCCGTTTCGCTCTATGAGAACAACATCGTAACAAAGGAGGACACCGACGGTCTGAGCCTCGCGTCCGATGCCGAGACCTTCAACGAGCTGTCCCGGAAGATGGCGTATCGTGAGGGATTCGGGGATATTCTGGCCGAGGGCGTGCACGGCGCCGCGGTCAAGATCGGCAGAGGAGCCGAAGAGTACGACGTCTCCATCCGGGGAGTCGATTCGGCGGTGGGAAAGGGAGGCATACTCGGAGCAACGGAGACCTTTGGATTTGTCACCAATCACCGGGCCGGCATGATGGAGAGAAGCACGTCCATCTCCTTTCGCAAAAGGGACAGGGAGTCCTACGTGAAGTACTGCGGCGCCGTCGGGGTGCCTGAAGAGGCCGTGGATCGCGTATGCGACGGGCCGGAGGGGCTCAGCGTGCCGAGATTGACCCGGTACGCCGAGGACATGCTCACTCTGGTGGCCATGCAGGGCCTCTGCCGCCGTGCTCCCGTGACACAGGTGTACGACCTGGCTCTCCACGCGGATTTCTATTCCGCGGCCACGGGAATCGACACGACCGGCCGGGACATCTTGACCTGTGCGGAACGCGTGTGGAATTTGCAGAAGTGCTTCAACGTTAGAGAAGGAGCCACCCGCGCCGACGATCGGTTCCCCAAAACGATGCTTCCCATGAAACTTGGAGGCAGCACCCTGGATCAAGACACCATGGATTCGTGGTTGAATGAATACTACGATGAAAGAGGTTGGGATGTGGAAACAGGAAGACCCACCGTAAGGAAATTACAGGCTATGGGCCTGGAAGACGAGGCCGCCGAGCTCAAACGATCGGGATTGATAAGCTAGAACCCTTCCCTCGGGCCGTGCGCCAGGTCGGCAGAAAAAGGCAGCAGCGGGTGGTGTCCGGAACCCGATAGAATTCGTATGCGAAAACCCATGAAAAATTCAAACTGCAAGTTCAGTGGCTTCGTGTTGGATTTCCGCAGGAATGACCGTTTTTTTTATTTCTCGGTTCTCGTTCCCAAGTTGCACTTGGGAACGCGGGGTTTCGTCATAGCTGCGCTTTGAACTGGAGCTTCGTAGAGAAGCGTATTATTTAATGGTAATCGTCGCCTTGCTTAACATTTTATTGCCCAGACCCAGGATGTACCGCACTTCATAGGTCCCAGGCTCTTTGACGCCCTTGATTTTCACCGGATTGTCCTTTGCATAGGAGTAGGTGACATAATTGCCCGGACCCTGGTCGGGCCGCGCAATGGAGATGTAATCCCCTTTATAGCCCGGCCCCTCCCATGCGACTTCAAACCCTGTATTTACATGTGCAGTTGCCGGTGGTGATACCTTTGCGCTGACCGCTTCGATCTCAATCGTAGCCTTGGCGAGCAATTTGTTGCCACGGCCCAGGATATAGCGCACTTCATAAGTCCCCGGATCGGACGGCGCCCGCACTTTCAATGGCGATCCCTTGCCGGTGTACGTGTAATTCACATAGGTACCCGGCTCCTGGTCCGGCCGCGCTATGGAGATATAGTCCCCCTTGTTGCCCGGCCCCTCCCAGGTTACGTCAAATTCTGCAGCCACGTCCGCAGAAGCTGGGGCCTGAACCGAAGCAGACACCGCCTTGATCTCAATGGTGGTGGCGGCGAGCAATTTGTTGCCACGACCCAGGATATAGCGCACTTCATAGGTCCCCGGATCGGACGGCGCCCGCACTTTTAATGGCGATCCCTTGCCGGTGTACGTGTAATTCACATAGGTACCCGGCTCCTGGTCCGGCCGCGCTATGGAGATATAGTCCCCCTTGTTGCCCGGCCCCTTCACATAGGTACCCGGCTCCTGGTCCGGCCGCGCTATGGAGATATAGTCCCCCTTGTTGCCCGGCCCCTCCCAGGTTACGTCAAACTCTGCGGCCACGTCCGCAACCGGGGGCGCATCCACGGAAGCTCTTACCCCTTTGATCTCGATAGTCGTCTTGGCCAGCAAACTATTCCCCTTGGCCATAATGTAGCGCACTTCATAGGGACCCGGGTCCGAGGGCGCCCGCACTTTCAATGGCGATCCCTTGCTGGTGTACGTGTAATTCACATAACTGCCCGGCTCCTGGTCCGGCCGCGCTATGGAAATGTAATCGCTCGGATAGGCGGGTCCCTGCCATTGGACTTCAAACTCGACGGCGACATCGGCTTCGGCCGGC is a window encoding:
- a CDS encoding DUF111 family protein, which produces MSLHINAKNGIAGNMSVAALIDLGADQETVVRTAENAASTLISTKAVLRKVSRNGIAALHLDTVCEDMSFPIEDIKRAIGSADIEGTQRALNILETLIKAEQEYHMTHHVHFHEIGCADLVFDIVGTIKALELLGETDITCTPVSVGGGTVTFSHGTLDVPAPATKKILETYRIPFAKGPIDRELATPTGVAILANIVGRYTEHASALQTGYGAGSNFNGIPNVLEISRVAS
- a CDS encoding VWA domain-containing protein → MVRAENASSFPLKAFWCVLCVLLVGVVHAAAADSPRVVLVLDASGSMWGQVEGRAKIVIAKEVMTELIDKMPADFQTGLMVYGHRRQGDCKDIEMVVPVGPHNGAAMKAKILAVSPKGKTPLSEAVRQAAQALRYTEERATVILVSDGLETCDVDPCALAAELAMSGMDFTVHVIGFDISQEDQGRLRCLADKTGGLFLAADDAGSLREALFKTVEEVKAPPPPVVEEPGAAVLKGPESVSAGSTFSVEWEGPDSRGDYIAIAEKGSEDARYVDYAYTKNGNPAGFTAPGKVGDYELRYIHARSKKTIGRADIKVTPVQAAVQAPAEADVAVEFEVQWQGPAYPSDYISIARPDQEPGSYVNYTYTSKGSPLKVRAPSDPGPYEVRYIMAKGNSLLAKTTIEIKGVRASVDAPPVADVAAEFDVTWEGPGNKGDYISIARPDQEPGTYVKGPGNKGDYISIARPDQEPGTYVNYTYTGKGSPLKVRAPSDPGTYEVRYILGRGNKLLAATTIEIKAVSASVQAPASADVAAEFDVTWEGPGNKGDYISIARPDQEPGTYVNYTYTGKGSPLKVRAPSDPGTYEVRYILGRGNKLLAKATIEIEAVSAKVSPPATAHVNTGFEVAWEGPGYKGDYISIARPDQGPGNYVTYSYAKDNPVKIKGVKEPGTYEVRYILGLGNKMLSKATITIK